In one Silene latifolia isolate original U9 population chromosome 10, ASM4854445v1, whole genome shotgun sequence genomic region, the following are encoded:
- the LOC141609456 gene encoding F-box/LRR-repeat protein At3g58900-like, whose translation MNPNCKKPKYGQLNNVDRLSNLPDFIIYRIFSLLDSRQRYRTSILSKRWARLSATTPFLEFHYYCKAKNLNPRYWPSKEASARLLDYIDTRMQRYNKEKLRVTTLRLIFPNCNEVFGCNVEEFELSRKFEELSCKVDEWILIAVRNQVARLDLYCPINYQLPEILLSAKSLRGFAARNVKIPYYNKAISIAPLQALALFECVVEERMLNHIISSCVLLKYLSVNNCSGLKTIVIPGCSRLKGLELIESLPKNGTIILGTSNLTCFKFCDSRFYDHWPILSKLPSLLRNLRVLDIVCPGITDENLGKRLPEFASLEILRLSHCDELKIFKISSIQLKKIYLIDCSSLLDVTIDAQSLTKFKFKGILETNLVIAISSQPSCDISVDITPDSLDTVGFFKSKKLMTGLGSCNILKIALNDDADPVFYTCKFF comes from the coding sequence ATGAATCCCAATTGCAAGAAACCGAAATATGGGCAGTTGAACAATGTTGACAGGCTCTCAAATTTACCGGATTTTATCATATATCGTATCTTTTCTTTACTGGATTCGAGACAGAGGTACAGAACTAGCATCTTGTCGAAAAGATGGGCTCGTCTTTCAGCTACGACTCCATTTCTTGAGTTTCATTATTACTGTAAAGCGAAGAATTTAAACCCGAGGTATTGGCCCTCTAAGGAAGCATCTGCAAGATTACTAGACTATATAGATACAAGAATGCaaagatacaataaagaaaaactGCGCGTAACAACGCTCAGACTTATATTTCCAAACTGTAATGAAGTGTTTGGTTGCAATGTTGAAGAATTCGAGTTATCTCGTAAATTTGAAGAGTTATCTTGCAAAGTCGATGAGTGGATTCTGATAGCTGTGCGTAATCAGGTTGCAAGACTTGATCTTTATTGTCCTATTAACTACCAATTACCCGAAATCTTGCTCTCTGCAAAATCTTTAAGAGGATTTGCTGCTCGTAATGTCAAAATACCGTACTACAACAAAGCCATAAGTATTGCACCTCTTCAAGCTTTGGCATTATTCGAATGTGTTGTAGAGGAACGTATGCTGAATCATATCATTAGTTCGTGCGTGCTCTTGAAATATTTGTCGGTTAATAATTGCTCTGGATTAAAAACTATCGTCATTCCTGGTTGTAGTCGACTGAAGGGGCTTGAATTAATTGAATCTTTACCCAAAAATGGGACAATTATTCTTGGGACCTCAAATCTTACGTGTTTTAAGTTCTGTGACTCGAGGTTTTATGATCATTGGCCGATTCTGTCAAAACTGCCTAGTCTACTGAGAAATTTAAGGGTATTAGATATCGTTTGTCCGGGTATTACAGACGAGAATTTGGGCAAACGACTACCTGAATTTGCTTCATTAGAGATTTTGCGGTTATCCCACTGTGATGAGCTGAAAATTTTCAAGATTTCAAGTATTCAGCTGAAGAAGATTTACTTGATTGATTGTTCTAGTTTGTTAGATGTTACGATTGATGCTCAAAGTTTGACGAAGTTCAAATTTAAAGGCATCTTAGAAACTAATCTTGTTATCGCCATTAGTAGTCAACCCAGTTGCGATATCTCTGTTGACATTACACCGGATTCCCTTGATACTGTCGGATTTTTCAAATCGAAAAAGCTAATGACAGGACTTGGCAGCTGCAATATTCTGAAAATTGCGCTAAACGATGATGCTGATCCGGTATTTTATACTTGTAAATTTTTTTGA